A stretch of Heptranchias perlo isolate sHepPer1 chromosome 1, sHepPer1.hap1, whole genome shotgun sequence DNA encodes these proteins:
- the mavs gene encoding mitochondrial antiviral-signaling protein, giving the protein MSFVSDELYKYIRRRMSDFLIINTLELLPHLHCLTQMDQEKIKAEAKHEGNESAVPTLLDSVRRRQNWERQLINALRRNEYNHLADDLERKLESLAPRRPVANVGASAVPQAYSAAADSSTVDLIPPTRAPLAVSHPNNAAADSSTVHVVPPLRAPFAVSLPNNPSGSVTVPDNSESSPRGFPSAGYLPTQPSSYAAVQQPSAGKPAVQLLAPTANQQSSALLVAASSTSTASSSASLIPSDSTPQHKSKEFKKPIQEMGDLVDGEGNEDYKLPLQEKMVTSDQSKLSVSPQTPKNWTIKSDQNASGEKSKVDEIFTPSTDQAAGGTKTDQAIADVPSTSRQVHPHRPPYQSNDDDYQGIEKPEVLRSDAENMQPVSEAASNPPEFGCSVTSRDLQLSESTVDTSRSNSSDSSPPLTDLYPTHTPKQASPLMLDDSNSSGASVSGDFSDETLIKEQKIQALRGYQNDQLQRSFYDVHSPLNIQLNFDAQKKIAEGEAPDQEDILNQNLNIEHQSKAVPVQMSNTEVAQSVPAFRSTCPVENRAGCEVEFMKNVQVNNSIDTISSSDLMLSSSDSGCSFGDRSTNTDCVNEPSVHGEQGSQNANLQNNNSQLLTFQLLGVQVPAQIDDTDAVQENASNQNQTTEHECEPESNSFDWNQSHEDRFTEQESDKELSLKEAVSGRGSLHSYESEVSRGKCGVNPKVENTGVCNEDIKEHSVHIYQKPDYESKAVNDSEFKATNLGDFSGCGSGEGSINALSTEHVSSASQKRSEPKQPVNPNVDSLQPNYVLVSMAVLVSAVVAGCVWRCYRK; this is encoded by the exons ATGTCGTTTGTGAGTGATGAGCTGTACAAGTACATAAGGAGGAGAATGTCTGATTTCTTGATAATAAATACATTGGAATTGTTACCACATCTCCATTGCCTTACTCAGATGGACCAG GAAAAAATAAAAGCTGAAGCCAAACATGAAGGCAATGAGTCAGCTGTACCCACTTTATTGGATTCTGTTAGAAGAAGGCAGAACTGGGAAAGGCAGTTGATCAATGCTCTACGGAGAAATGAGTACAATCATCTTGCAGACGATTTGGAGCGTAAACTTGAATCTCTAGCTCCAAGAC GTCCCGTAGCAAATGTAGGTGCTTCTGCTGTTCCGCAAGCTTACAGTGCTGCTGCTGACTCTTCAACCGTTGACCTCATTCCTCCCACAAGAGCTCCGCTCGCTGTTTCGCATCCTAATAATGCTGCTGCTGACTCTTCAACCGTTCACGTTGTTCCTCCCCTAAGAGCACCATTCGCTGTTTCACTTCCAAATAACCCATCGGGCTCAGTCACTGTTCCTGACAATTCAGAATCCTCTCCTAGAGGCTTTCCTTCTGCAGGCTACTTGCCAACCCAGCCCTCATCCTACGCCGCTGTGCAGCAGCCCTCGGCTGGCAAACCTGCAGTGCAGCTCTTGGCTCCCACTGCCAATCAGCAGTCCTCGGCATTATTGGTTGCTGCCTCAAGCACATCTACTGCATCATCTTCTGCGTCTTTGATCCCCTCTGACTCAACCCCTCAGCATAAATCCAAAGAGTTTAAAAAACCAATTCAAGAAATGGGAGACTTGGTGGATGGAGAGGGAAACGAAGATTATAAGCTGCCCTTACAG gAGAAGATGGTTACTTCTGATCAATCAAAGCTCAGTGTCTCTCCCCAAACTCCAAAGAATTGGACCATAAAATCGGATCAAAATGCCTCTGGTGAAAAAAGCAAAGTGGATGAAATATTCACGCCCAGTACTGATCAAGCTGCGGGAGGAACAAAAACTGATCAAGCTATAGCAGATGTCCCTTCAACAAGCAGACAAGTACACCCACACAGACCTCCGTATCAGTCAAATGATGATGATTATCAGGGCATTGAAAAACCAGAAGTACTGAGGAGTGATGCTGAGAATATGCAGCCAGTATCTGAGGCTGCCTCTAATCCCCCTGAATTTGGTTGTTCAGTAACAAGTCGCGATTTACAGCTCAGTGAAAGCACAGTGGATACTTCAAGAAGCAATAGTTCGGACAGTTCACCACCGCTCACTGACCTTtatccaacacacacacccaaacaggCCAGCCCTTTGATGTTGGATGACAGCAATAGTAGTGGAGCTAGTGTTTCAGGTGATTTCAGTGACGAAACCTTAATCAAGGAACAAAAGATTCAGGCACTACGAGGCTACCAGAATGATCAACTGCAAAGAAGCTTTTATGATGTTCACAGTCCATTGAATATACAGTTAAATTTTGATGCTCAGAAAAAAATAGCTGAAGGTGAAGCCCCTGATCAAGAAGACATTTTAAATCAAAACCTAAATATTGAACATCAGTCTAAGGCAGTGCCTGTTCAGATGAGTAACACTGAAGTTGCACAAAGTGTTCCTGCATTTAGAAGCACATGCCCTGTTGAAAATAGGGCTGGCTGTGAAGTTGAATTTATGAAAAATGTGCAGGTCAATAACAGCATTGATACAATTTCCAGCAGTGATCTAATGCTAAGTTCCTCCGACAGTGGTTGCTCTTTTGGAGACCGTTCGACTAATACTGACTGTGTCAATGAGCCAAGTGTTCACGGGGAACAAGGCTCCCAGAATGCAAATCTGCAGAACAATAACTCACAGCTCCTGACATTTCAGTTACTTGGTGTGCAAGTACCAGCTCAGATCGACGACACAGATGCTGTTCAAGAAAATGCGTCAAATCAAAACCAAACTACTGAGCATGAATGCGAACCAGAATCGAATTCTTTTGATTGGAATCAGTCACATGAAGACAGGTTCACAGAGCAAGAATCCGATAAAGAGTTGAGCCTAAAAGAAGCTGTTTCGGGGAGAGGATCATTACACTCCTATGAGAGTGAAGTGAGCCGTGGTAAATGTGGCGTTAACCCTAAAGTGGAAAACACAGGCGTATGCAATGAGGACATCAAGGAGCATAGTGTACACATTTATCAAAAACCTGATTATGAAAGTAAAGCAGTAAATGATTCTGAATTTAAAGCAACCAACTTGGGAGATTTTAGCGGGTGCGGTTCCGGGGAAGGCTCTATTAATGCATTGTCCACCGAGCATGTTTCTTCGGCCTCGCAGAAAAGGTCAGAACCCAAACAGCCGGTAAACCCAAATGTGGATTCATTGCAACCTAATTACGTGCTTGTTTCAATGGCTGTTCTTGTATCAGCAGTTGTTGCTGGGTGTGTATGGAGATGCTATCGTAAATAG